The Vespula vulgaris chromosome 4, iyVesVulg1.1, whole genome shotgun sequence genome has a segment encoding these proteins:
- the LOC127062959 gene encoding transmembrane emp24 domain-containing protein 2-like, with product MSWIISCFFLILSSVCVKAYFITVDAHAEECFFNRVELGTKMGLTFEIAEGGFLDIDVKIVGPDGKIIYQGEQERSGKFTFAAHTTGAYTYCFSNEKSTMTPKVVMFNMDVGENPKQEEGAGGGGADGETNNHVKLDDMIKELSTSLWGVKNEQEYMQVRDRTHRAINESTNFRVVVWSFFEATVLLCMTIGQIYYLKRFFEVRRVV from the exons atgaGTTGGATTAtttcatgtttctttttaattttatccagtgtgtgtgtgaaagccTATTTTATAACAGTAGATGCCCACGCAGAAGAATGTTTTTTCAATAGAGTAGAACTAGGCACCAAAATGG gtCTCACATTTGAAATAGCAGAAGGTGGATTTTTAGATATAGATGTAAAGATAGTTGGTCCTGATGGTAAAATAATCTATCAGGGAGAACAAGAAAGGAGTGGTAAATTTACATTTGCAGCGCATACTACAGGAGCATATACATATTGTTTTAGTAATGAAAAAAGTACAATGACTCCAAAGGTTGTAATGTTCAATATGGATGTCGGTGAAAATCCTAAACAGGAAGAAGGTGCGGGTGGTGGAGGTGCAGACGGAGAGACTAACAATCATGTAAAATTAGATGAtatgataaaagaattaaGTACCAGTTTGTGGGGTGTAAAAAACGAACAAGAATATATGCAG gTGCGTGACAGAACTCATAGAGCAATCAATGAAAGCACAAATTTCCGAGTCGTTGTATGGTCATTTTTCGAAGCTACGGTATTGCTCTGTATGACAATAGGGCAAATCTACTACTTGAAAAGATTCTTTGAAGTTCGAAGAGTCGTTTAA